The genomic window CCATATCATCAACCTCCCTTCTCAATAACCCGTGAATATAGACGCCGCTACATTGCTTTATTGTTCTGTGTTTTTAAAGGACAAATCACATACCAAGTCATTTAAAAAAACTCAACACCAATAATATCAATTAGTTGTGACTTACAAAGAGCTGTTAAATATAGTTACGAAATTAAAAAAATTAACGAAAATGTGGTTTTCCATACGATATTTCGTAATTTTTAAAATTGCCGTTGCTAAACAAAGGACATTGTCGCTTCCGTGCGCCTGAAAGTGGGCGATGTCGGAGAGGTTGCTTTTGTCTGAAGGCCTCTTTTTCTGGTTTCAGATTTATGAAAAAACGACCATTTCAACCTGGCAACATCGAAAAAATCTTTTTACTTGACAGGGTTCACTGATTGTGTTAGTTTGTTACAAATTTATGTATTTAGAATAGTTATGCATAAATCAAGAATGTGAAAGGAGGTAATTTACAGTTGAATAATTGTCCAGTGTGTGTTATAGAATAATGACCTGTATAGGTTACTTCCAGAAGCTTAAAGTATCAGATGTCAGATGGTGGTTAATTTATAACTGTTCCTGCTGAGTACAAAAGAAAAATTTAAATAAACAGACACAGGAGAAAGCGAAATGAAAGCGTACAAAAAATATTTAGCAGAGTTAGTCGGAACTTTTGCGCTTGTATTTATAGCGGCTGGCTCAGTATGCGCAGATTTTTATTTGAGGCAAGCAGGAGGGCAAGGGCTTGGTCTTTTGGGTATTTCTATCGCGTTTGGCGTGGTGGTGATTGCCGTTATCTATGCAACGAGTTACGTCTCCGGCGCACATGTAAACCCGGCCGTTACAATCTCCTTTTGGATTAGCAAAAGGATGGACCCCAATACGGCAATAATGTATATCATCTCTCAAATTGCTGGCGCAACCGTTGCGGGGCTAGCGCTGAAGGCGCTCTTTCCTGATGCCCTGAATACGGTATATTTAGGGACCTGCATGTTATCGCCCGGAGTTTCCATCGGACGCGGAATACTGATGGAGTTTATCATTACGTTTCTTCTGGTTTTTACCATTTACGGAACCTTGGTAGATAAACGGGCTACGGCGGGATTTGCGGGGATTGCCGTGGGTCTGGTAGTGCTTTTTGGCGTGATGATTGGAGGCACTATCAGTGGCGGCGCAATGAATCCTGCCCGTGTTTTTGGTCCTGCCATTGCATCAGGGCAGTTTACTCATCACTATGTCTGGTGGATTGGTCCGATCCTGGGTGGGATTGCCGCGGGTTTTGTGTATGATCAACTCTTTGCTGATGTGAAAAAATAAGAACTGCAAACGGAAAGCTTGTTGTTCTGAACCGGAAGTTGAAGAATAAACGGCAACGTGTAAACGCAATTTGCATGTTGCCGTTTTTTTGTTGAGAGGGCAGCTTTGTTTGATATTCAGAAAGCGCTCAGGAGTATTGAGCAGGAAAACAAACGGTTTGTCGAGCCCATCGTTACTACTATTTCCCGCGAACGAACTCCATTTCATGTACTTATTTCCTGTATTTTAAGCCTTAGGACAAAGGATCAGACTACCCGTGAAGCCTCAAACCGGCTCTTTGCCCTGGCCGATAATCCGGAAGAAATGGTAAAGATTCCTCCGGAAAAGCTGGAGAAAATTAT from Candidatus Brocadia sp. includes these protein-coding regions:
- a CDS encoding MIP family channel protein, with the protein product MKAYKKYLAELVGTFALVFIAAGSVCADFYLRQAGGQGLGLLGISIAFGVVVIAVIYATSYVSGAHVNPAVTISFWISKRMDPNTAIMYIISQIAGATVAGLALKALFPDALNTVYLGTCMLSPGVSIGRGILMEFIITFLLVFTIYGTLVDKRATAGFAGIAVGLVVLFGVMIGGTISGGAMNPARVFGPAIASGQFTHHYVWWIGPILGGIAAGFVYDQLFADVKK